The window CCACAAAAGCTTGACCGACCAAACGATACGCCATTTACCTGCGGTTCGCCTATTAAAAAAAATTGATATGATCTACGGGCTTCCCCTTTCGTACCATATCGCTGACCATTTCAAAGGCCTGCTTATAACGCATATCATAGAAATCAGCGGGGGAAAGCCCCTCAACGGCCACGATCAGCGCATCTTGATAAAATAGGCATTTTCAGCAATCCGCGCTGCATCGAGAAAGAAGGGTATGCCGTATTTGCGGGCGACTTGCGAGACGTCCCTGATGTTTTGAAGGCTGACGGGCTGCCCGCCTCCCGATTTAGTTGTAACGCTGACCATTATCAGGGGGATATTTTCATTGCCGTACTGTTTTATTACAGACAATAACTTACCTATTTCTACGT of the Acetomicrobium sp. S15 = DSM 107314 genome contains:
- a CDS encoding beta-eliminating lyase-related protein, translating into VEIGKLLSVIKQYGNENIPLIMVSVTTKSGGGQPVSLQNIRDVSQVARKYGIPFFLDAARIAENAYFIKMR
- a CDS encoding DnaB-like helicase N-terminal domain-containing protein, with the protein product MAVEGLSPADFYDMRYKQAFEMVSDMVRKGKPVDHINFF